A genomic stretch from Verrucomicrobiia bacterium includes:
- a CDS encoding aldo/keto reductase: MQNIQLGTSPLLGSRLAYGCWRLAGTWNPSEVTPDSRAAGRQAVLAAYEAGYTLFDHADIYCDGEAESIFGQVLKEVSGMRDRVIIASKCGIRKAGDPEPAAPYRYDFSRQHIVWSCEQSLRRLGVETLDLYQLHRPDYLADFEEVTAAFAQLKQQGKVRAFGVSNFSPAQLAALQKVCPFPLVVNQVEISLARLAPLEDGTLDQCQAERITPLAWSPLAGGLLGDGAHRLLPAQQAYQPAPILAVVDDLARAHGVSRIVIALAWLLRHPAGIVPIIGSIRPDRIREAVRATELHLSREEWYRLFTAARRERLP; encoded by the coding sequence ATGCAAAACATCCAATTGGGTACTTCACCGTTGCTCGGCAGCCGCCTGGCCTATGGCTGCTGGCGTCTGGCCGGCACTTGGAATCCTTCCGAGGTCACTCCCGATAGCCGCGCCGCCGGACGCCAGGCCGTCCTGGCCGCCTACGAGGCCGGTTACACCCTCTTTGATCACGCCGATATTTACTGCGATGGCGAGGCCGAGAGCATTTTTGGCCAGGTGTTGAAAGAAGTCAGCGGCATGCGCGACCGCGTGATCATCGCCTCCAAATGCGGCATCCGCAAAGCCGGCGATCCCGAGCCGGCAGCCCCCTACCGTTACGACTTTTCCCGCCAGCACATCGTCTGGTCTTGCGAACAATCCTTGCGCCGCCTGGGCGTGGAAACCCTCGATCTCTACCAACTGCACCGCCCCGATTACCTGGCCGACTTCGAAGAGGTCACCGCCGCCTTCGCCCAGTTGAAACAACAAGGCAAAGTGCGCGCCTTTGGCGTGAGCAACTTCAGCCCCGCCCAACTGGCCGCTCTCCAAAAAGTATGCCCCTTCCCCCTCGTCGTGAATCAGGTGGAAATCAGCCTCGCCCGCCTCGCCCCGTTGGAAGATGGCACCCTTGACCAATGCCAGGCGGAGCGCATCACCCCCCTGGCCTGGAGTCCGCTGGCCGGCGGATTGCTCGGCGATGGCGCGCATCGCCTCCTGCCCGCGCAGCAGGCCTACCAGCCCGCCCCCATCCTGGCCGTGGTGGACGACCTGGCCCGCGCCCACGGCGTCAGCCGCATCGTGATTGCCCTGGCCTGGCTGTTGCGGCATCCGGCGGGCATCGTCCCCATCATCGGCTCCATCCGCCCCGACCGCATTCGCGAAGCAGTCCGTGCCACCGAGT